Sequence from the Helianthus annuus cultivar XRQ/B chromosome 13, HanXRQr2.0-SUNRISE, whole genome shotgun sequence genome:
GTGCGGTTATCTGGTGAAAAAACGGCACTTGCTGAAGAGGCGCAGCAGGCGCGTGTTGCATCTGAGAAGAAAGAGGAGGAGTATATTAATCGGATTGATAAGCTGGAGGTTCTTGTTTAGCAAAAGGCGGCTGAATGTGAAACTGCACAGCGCCTTCTTGCTGAAAAGGCTGCTGAAGTCCAAGCAGCAGAACTCCTTGCGGAGGAAACGTCTGGTGACACCAGATGGTTGCTTTCCCGTGGAGTGCCCTTGGTAATTTCTTTTGCTCTTTCTTATTCTTTTGTTTTTGCGATTTTTATCTGATTGCCTTGTTTTATGCAGCTTGCTGACCGTATTCTGAATTCGACTGAGCTTGCCACGTACATGCTTGAATTGAGTCGAGCGGGGTATAATAGCGGTCGTAAGTTTGGATTTGCTGAAGGCAAGTCTGCGGTTATCAACAAGGAGAAAGACTACCACTTCGAATTGTATAAAGAGGATTGTGACGGTGCCTATGCTGCTAAGCGCAAGGAGTTTTCAACTCTTGAGTTTGCCGTCGTCCGAGCAGCGCAGAAGTTGTCTCGGAAACCAGATGGGGTTGCTTTGTTGAAGAAGGCTTTGGGAGAAGATGTTGATGCGGCAGGGGGTGCTGGCCCCAGTCagacttgaacgatggattccgGCCTGTGCGTCGTGTATGGCCGTGAATAGGCCTGTAATGTTGGTTGTTTAAGACAATTTCAATTTTGTTTACCTGTGGGTGTGTGTACCTGGGATTCTTGTGAATATTTTATCGCTTTTTTTTTATGGTTATGCGAGTTTtgttatcgtcataatatgtgcatgtttaattGCTTTGAtcaggtgtcacgaatgaatgttggcgctgacaggtgatgttgtgttactaCAACGTTTTTATTCTTTCGTTTGAACATGTGCGCTTGCATGTGacatacgaagtgatcgagttgcaggttattgtgtgagctcagTTGTGTTcagccttgggagcattacaatgtttagttaCCTTACTATTgatattttcgtgtttatgtgggcacaaagttatgttttggcgttttgtaggctttggttgtgtttctgacccggctgttcacttggttgtgacgagccttggaggtctacaacgtttcctatggtcgagccattgatgtttttgtgtacgcccaaagtaataaatgcagttgtgacaagaaatttgcatgaaataaaagtagccaaacacttcttgtattaaagTAAATGTGTTGGCTAAATACGCCCTTTACGATTACATGGTTGTGTTACATGTAGCACTTTCGGAGTTGTTGggcattccaggttcgtggaacctctttgtcgttGATGGTGCGTAGTTTGTAGGTTCCCTTGCCGAGCACTGCATCAATTATgtacgggccttcccatttgggagccagttttCCAGGCTTTTCTGCGTTGGAGGCTTCATTGTCCCTTAAGACATAGTCTCCCGGGTTAAAAGTGCAGACTCGGACTCTGGGGTTGTAATATTTCTCCAGCTTCgttttgtatttggcctcgttgattgctgccatctctctccgttcttctaggaggtctaggtcaatcctcctttcttcttcattGTTGATTACATTCATGGAGAGCATCCTTGGAGATGGCAACCCGATTTCTGCTGGGATAACAGCTTCAGACCCATAGACCAAACTGAACGGCGTTTCaccgttgcttgtttttggcattgttctatgggcccaCAGTATGCTTGGTAGTTCGTCGACCCAGCCTCTTCGTTTCTCGCCGAGCCTTGCCTTGATACCATCAACGATACTTTTGTTGACTGCCTCTacttgaccattcccttgcgggtgcgCAACCGAAGAGAAGGTATGCTCGATGTGTagttctttgaaccatcgttcgaggtCGTCTGCTGCAAAGTTAGTTCCATTATCGGTGATGATTCGGAGAGGTAAGCCAAACCGacatatgatttgttcccatatgaatcGTTTGACGACTGCCGATGTGGTTGATGCAAGCGCCTTTGcttctacccacttggtgaagtagtcaaccgcgactattatgaacttgacTGCCCCCGGTGCTTCTGGGAAGGGAcctaccatgtctatgccccattgttgaaaaggccatgcggttGTTACAGGCACTAGTTCATTCTTGGGGCGCATGGTCTTTGGCGCATGCCTCTGACAGCCACTACACTTTCTCAGTTCTTTCACAGCATCAAGgtgcatcccgggccagtagtatccggcattcatcacttttgccACTACCATTCGAGGCCCGGCATGGATACCACAAATTCCTTCATGCATTTCCCGGATCAGGTAATTTGCGTCGTCGGCGTCAACACATCGTAGTAGTGGGCCAAGATACGACTTTCGGTACAGTATCCCATCTGCCATCTGATAGTGTTCTGATTTGTATTGGATCTTTCGCGCCTCGGCTTTGTTTTCTGGAAGTATCCCAGACTGCAAGTACATGATTATCGGCGTCATCCAGGACGTTGTTCCTGTCTGGATTACGCTTACTTCTCTGAGTGGAACGGATGGGTTGCTCAAGATCTCTATGCGCACATCCTTTGCTAGGTGCTGGAAACTTGTTGATGCAAGCTTGCTTAAAGCGTCCGCcggcttgttttcgcttcgatttaTATGGTGCACCTTGTAGGAATAGAAGGTTTGTAGCAACGTTTTCGCTTGGTTGAGATAAAGTGCCATTACATCGCCCTTGGCTTCATATTGACCATTGATTTGGCCTGCTACTAACATGGAGTCCACATGCGCTTCGATGTGTCGGACCCCCATTTTGATTGCCAATCTCAGGCCAGCCAGGAAGGCTTCGTACTCGgcttcgttgtttgtgcttttgaagtCCAGGCGTATGGCGTATGTGAATTCATGTTTGTCTGGGCTTACCAGCCTTAGTCCCGCGCCTGCTCCGTCTTcattagatgcaccatctgtATACAACAGCCATGGCTCCTCTGTTTGCTTTTTCTCAGCTTTCTCCATCGCTTTGCATTCTCTGTCTTTGTCGCCTGGGACTTCCGTCATAAAATCTACCAAGACCTGGCCTTTGATTGATGGTCTTGGTCTGAAAACCACATTGTGACCCCCCAGTTCTATTGCCCATTTAGCTAGCCTTCCTGATACTTCTGGCCTTGCAAGGATATTTCCAATGTTGTAGTTTGTTAGCACGTGGATgacgttgtcacaccccaaccgatggcggaatcatcggggcgcggcactaggcgaatcagattgctcaagagaatccataacaactatattgcgataatatttattacatttgtcatcccatactaacaaacaatacaatcacataagttatcacagatttcttgtcctctcgaacaattcaaatccgacaacctataatttagatgagtttctagacttcctagcttgatttgatgtaaacttcggctaaacctgcaacatacgttaaaactttgtcaatacaaaagtattggcgagtatacaggtttgatatgtgatagtgtgatagattaaaagtgctgcgaatttccacatgcataaacgtaatacacgacatatatactcacaaaactgatactaccagctaagtcctcgatgctcgactcttgatggcataactagaccccgtcgggcgaaatagtactatactagtcttggtgggacgtcacgagtataagtcctagcatacatgtactagcatcacgtatatctatgcaaacagttattcgcaagtgataaatagtccaattaaatcattcgtttgataagtttggtttttatggaacgtatgttacacccaaaactcgataaaaggggtcaagtatactcacagcgcgtattcggttaggtttgcggaatcggtgccggagaatgtcctgatttcagacaatttatgtgagtgacatgttactatgcgttaaacggtatcgatttgcgtgaaatcgggcaaaattgggttaaaatcggacaaaatggtgaaattgggctggcccagtcgaacaggccactcgatcgagtgggcctggtcgatcggacagaCTTGGCCGGTCGGATGGGCCTGATCGGTCGGACGGCCTGACcgatcgaatggctgttcgatcgatgAGCTGTTCGATCGTCTAGCTGTTCGATCgtctagctgttcgatcgactagctgctcgatcgactagctgttcgatcgactagctgttcgatcgtctagctgttcgatcgactagctgctcgatcgactagctgttcgatcgattgggccactcgattggccatcctgttcggctgttttcgatgactTTTtgagcgtttttcggcgttttgggtcgagacgttacgatgaggtgttaagcaactgaaatcccgtcaattccgacctgtttcatcggccgggaatcaccccgttcgtcagatttggtcgtttttgtcggtttttccgtgtttaacccgaaatcgatcattttattgCTAGAAATCAGATCCtagaccaacacgacactaagaaatGTGCAGGAGGTCGGTCTAAGTTCTGGTTTTaccatttttatgtatagatctgatgtaaaaaccttgattttacttaggaaatgccctagatctaagttgttcttgatgatatgaggtcaacactttgaagttcataagaacttgtgATGAAATCAGTCGGAACATCTCAGATCCATGACCATCTTAATAGGAAAAcactgatttggttgagattcatgaaaaatcgtatgtaaatcatccgaatctaagttgttcttcatgggatgacatcacctttgaagaactttgtggtgacatcaccttagaacaccccaaatccgttgatttcacggttaaaaattgagattcgaaagatagaaagatgaaggattgcatttggatcaagaaagtacaagattcgggttgaaaacttacaagaatcggaagaaatcgagagatttgagggctggagcgtcttggtcggttaggagcagcaacacaagtgtttgggagggaatggaggggtatttataggcaaggaaggagaaaggaaggcaaaacagtgactggatcggctggcccagtcgatcggctggcccagtcgatcggttggcccagtcgatcggctggcccagtcgatcggttggcccagtcgatcggctggcccagtcgatcggctggcccatccgatcggctggtccatccgatcggactggcctatctgattgggccggtctgaccaattggactagcctgatcgaattgatccgttcggaagccttttgatcccgtttttggtgcgatttcgacggtttgaaccatattttcatatatttatataattattaaattatttattattattaatcacaaaagggccgtatatacgtatttatgtatccaattctcagtgcgatGATCGaattacgcgtgccttcgagtgcgttcttcgatgtgatgtgccacgaTGACTACCGGGGCACTACTTActcgtattgccatcatcgtcatgacggttagagtcatagtactcacccgatagccCTCGTTAGCGTCGATTACttacattttgacacctcacgctcatcgagaagggtagattaggcccttattcgacatcatcgtgagtgttatgcaaaataggtttgtaatagcgatagaatatgcgtagttattcgattatacttcgatttagcgatataactggtatgatttcattatgatccgaatctccggtgctaggcgtaacgagtgtgtcgagtagtaacaacgcacgaaggtgcgggttgttacagacGTGATTGGCAAAATACCTGCGCAGCCGTCTTGAAGCGTGAATCAGCGCAAGGACTAGCTTCTCCATGATTGCATACCGAGTTTCTGGATCGGTCAAGGTTCGCGACACATAGTAAACTGGTGTTTGAATACCTTGACGATCGACGAGTAATACGGCCCCGACTGCCCTGTCGGAAGCTGACAGGTAGAGTACCAAAGGTTCTCCCTTGTTTGGTGCGGTTAGTGTTGGCAGTCTTATGAGGcaatctttcatctcgcggaacgcactctctgcttccggagtccattggAACTGGCTTTTCTTCATGCAATTGCGCAAGGTCTTGATGAATGGGAAGGATTTTGCAACGTGATTAGCTAAGAAACGATTGAGTGCGGCTAATCGTCCTGCTAGTTTTTGCGTGTCTTTGATGTTTGCTGGTGAGGGCATCCTTTCTATTGCTTGGACCTTTTCTGGATTTACCTTAAAACCATCCTTTGTGACGATGAAGCCCaagaacttcccttcttccattccGAATGAGCACTTTGCTGGGTTCAGCTTGATACTTACGCTACGCAGCGTATTAAAGGTATTCTGTATGTTCGCCAGCATCGTGCTTTCCTCTTTGCTCATGATTACCAGATCATCCATGTACACTTCTATGTACTTACCAATGGGGTCACTGAATGTTTCGTTCATCAACCTTTGGTATGTCGCGCCTGCATTTTtcaagccaaaaggcatcttGGTGTAGCAATACAGGCCTGTTGGCGTGCGAAATGCGGTTTTATCTTCGTCTTGAACGGCCATTTGaacttgatggtaccctttgtagcaatccagaAAACATTTCCACCGGAATGTTGCCAAAGAATCGATTTTCTCGTCTATGTCTGGTAAAGCGTAGCAGTCACggggacatgccttgttcagatccttatagtcgacacacattctccagCTGCCATTTGGTTTCTTTACCATTACTGGGCTTGCTACCCATGTTTGGTACCTGACTTCTCTGATGATTCCTGCGTTTAGCAACTCTAGCACTTGTTCTTTCATGGCATCGTGTTTGATGTCGCCTAGGTGGCGTTTGGCGTGCACCACTGGCTTTGCGTCTTCTGAGACATTTAGACGGTGTTCTGCTATGTGCGTGGAACACCGACCATATCAgccggtgtccaggcgaacacgtccatgttTTCGTGCAGTAATTTCTTGAGCGCCGCGCGCGTCAAGTCAGACATGGCGGGCCCCAGGGTGACTGTTTGTTCTGGGTATGTGTTgttcaatacccatttttctgcctctATGCGCGGTGCTGGTTTGCTTGCTTTTGCTGGCCTGATTTCGTCTGTTGCTAGCACTTCTTTGCTTGCGTATATCAACGCGATGCCTGTTTCGGTTGGAAATCCTACGGCGGAGTGTGGTGCAGAACAGATCATACTGAAATCTCCCTGTGATTCTCTTCCTAGGAGGATGTCATGTCTTGAGTGTGCCGGAAGTACCATGAATGTGACTTCTTCAGTCCTTGAATTCCTCTCGTCTGAAAGCAACACCGGGAATGATATTTGCCCTAGGGGAAAGAAGGCTTCGTTGCAAAAACCAGTTAGTGGATAATCGACTGGCTCTAAGCGCGCCTTGTCCTCTTGATCAAATTGGTTTAAGCATTGTTCATATATGATATCCGCGGTGCTCCCCGGatcaatgaagatgtaatctgCTTGGTAGTGGCCAATCACCCCTGGGATGACTATCGGTCGCTTTTCTCTCGGACCTCCTCTAACAACTGGAAAAATAACTTGCTTTTCGCGCCATGAATCATCCTGCGCGCGCTTGTTGTAGTTTTTCCTTGGTCTTCGTGGACCTCCCTGCACCATGTGGGTTTCTAGCTTTCTGAGCTTTTTGTTATCTGGCCCCTCATCTCTTCTTTGTATTTGGTGGTAATCGCGCTTTCCGCCTTTGACCAAATGAGTGAGCTTTCCATCTCTCAGGGCTCTCTCGATTTCTTGCTTTAGACTGAAACAGTCGTCGGTTAAGTGGCCCGTGTCATTatggaattcacagaagagatttgggtcttgtccccttttgttgcgcatctgTAAGGGTGGTTTGAACTGATGATTTTCTGTAGCTAGGACTTCAGAGGGTGTTTTGGTCAGTGGAGTCCACTGCTTTTCTCTGTTTTCTCGCTTCACTTCTTTTCGATGGGCTATTTGGTTGATTGTATGGCGTGCGTCTTCCCTTGGAGGACTTCTTTCTCTGTGCCCAGAAGCCTTCCAGGGTTGATTTCTGCCCCTTCTGTTGTGTCGATCATTGTGGTTGTGTGCACGCTGACGGTGGTCGTCACCGGTCAACTGTCTGTCTGTCTGCGCAATGGTTTTGGCTGCTTCTATgaaggtttcccaatctttgggtcctccgtctcGCCCTTTGATTCTTTTAACCAAATTGTCACACTTGACTGCCCGCATGAAGTGAGCACGCATCATCTTTTCTGGTATATCTCCGATTTCTAAACATTCTTTGTCGTACCTTGTAATGAAGTCTTCTACGCTTTCGTAGTCTTTTCTCCATATGTTTAAACAGTCGCCGGGGTCTCTGGCTTGTCTTCGCTGCTGAGAGAAGTGTGCTAGGAACTTTTCTCGGAAATCGACCCATGACTTGATTTTACCTGCCGGTAAATTGTCTAACCAAATGCGCGCCGTGCCGACGAATGTTTGAGCAAACAGGTGGCACCAGGTTGGTAAGTTCCATCCACCTGTTGCTCCTGCACCCTTAAACACCTGGAGGTGATCATCTGGGTCTGTCAACCCGTTGTATTTTCCCACGTTGTGTGCTAACTTCGTTTTGTCGATCGCGGCGCAGGCGATTTCTctgatgaattttgaattttcagccatgtccTCAGGACGATAGCTCAAGGTGTAATCATGCTCTGCTTTTGGGTTGTACCCTGCGCGCTTGGTTGGTTTGTATGCTTCGTGTTCCGGATGAAGCCTGCTAAACACCGAGTTTTCTTCCTTGTATTTTGggtcctcttcttcttcttcccatTCTGTGTTCATGTTACGCGCGCCTAAGCGGGTTTGGATCGGTCTTCGTTGTAGATTGGAGTTTTGTACGAAGTTGCTTTCTGTTTCAGCATAGGTATCGCGCGTGTCATGCGCGCTGGGTCTTCTTACATTTTGCACCGGTCCTTTCTCTGGACGTAAGTTCCACGCGCTAGTCTGCTGAGCCGTGTGTGTGCTCAGAGACCTTGGTTGTGGAGTTACGAATGTTGTTTGGTTAGCTTGCGCTTGGAGCAGAGCTTGTTGTGCGCTGAGCTGCGTGTAAACGAGGTTTATGGACCCCATCTGTTCGGCGTACTAGGAGGCCAGAGTTTTTCCTTCTGGTAGCCCTAAAAGTGTAGAGTAgttgagttgtgcttgttccgatggagcAGAGGGGCCTGCTCCATGGCTTAGAGTCTGCATCGGCGGGGGTGTTTGGTGCAATACCCCCATTGGCGTTTGGAAAACAGCTCCATTTGTGGTTTGGGTGGTAATTCTTGCTGGTGGTGTTTGGAAAGTGGGTCCAGCTGTGGTCTGGTTAACGACCCTAGACACACTCCCAAAGATAGGAGGAAAATCATTGTTCAGTTGCCCCTCTTGGATGGTTTCGTTCCTTTGACTCCTTTGGACGTGTGCTGTGTCCAAAACGAGTTCAAAGGAATAAACTTCTCCGTCGACTGGGTGTGAGGGAGTTTGTTCAGCCATCTTGACGAGTGTTTGTCAATAGAGAAAAGAGATGAGATTGGTTTTgcaaaaagcggatggcgccaatgttgaaacactggttaacacaaGGACAATCAGTGGGGTTGTTTCGTCTGAGGGGTTCAACCTCTTTTCTTGCTCGTAACAATGGCtggagatctgcaaaacagtaaacaccgttagtctcgttaagaggggagaaggggattttccctcttaaccaggctccagcgtgagaataagtactgttctgaaaggaaataaacagtgtgtgtatagagtgagtgtAGAGTAAAAGGATCCTGAACCTAtttgatgaagggtcctatt
This genomic interval carries:
- the LOC110901520 gene encoding protein NYNRIN-like, which produces MVKKPNGSWRMCVDYKDLNKACPRDCYALPDIDEKIDSLATFRWKCFLDCYKGYHQVQMAVQDEDKTAFRTPTGLYCYTKMPFGLKNAGATYQRLMNETFSDPIGKYIEVYMDDLVIMSKEESTMLANIQNTFNTLRSVSIKLNPAKCSFGMEEGKFLGFIVTKDGFKVNPEKVQAIERMPSPANIKDTQKLAGRLAALNRFLANHVAKSFPFIKTLRNCMKKSQFQWTPEAESAFREMKDCLIRLPTLTAPNKGEPLVLYLSASDRAVGAVLLVDRQGIQTPVYYVSRTLTDPETRYAIMEKLVLALIHASRRLRRPEVSGRLAKWAIELGGHNVVFRPRPSIKGQVLVDFMTEVPGDKDRECKAMEKAEKKQTEEPWLLYTDGASNEDGAGAGLRLVSPDKHEFTYAIRLDFKSTNNEAEYEAFLAGLRLAIKMGVRHIEAHVDSMLVAGQINGQYEAKGDVMALYLNQAKTLLQTFYSYKVHHINRSENKPADALSKLASTSFQHLAKDVRIEILSNPSVPLREVSVIQTGTTSWMTPIIMYLQSGILPENKAEARKIQYKSEHYQMADGILYRKSYLGPLLRCVDADDANYLIREMHEGICGIHAGPRMVVAKVMNAGYYWPGMHLDAVKELRKCSGCQRHAPKTMRPKNELVPVTTAWPFQQWGIDMVGPFPEAPGAVKFIIVAVDYFTKWVEAKALASTTSAVVKRFIWEQIICRFGLPLRIITDNGTNFAADDLERWFKELHIEHTFSSVAHPQGNGQVEAVNKSIVDGIKARLGEKRRGWVDELPSILWAHRTMPKTSNGETPFSLVYGSEAVIPAEIGLPSPRMLSMNCSAREPTNYAPSTTKRFHEPGMPNNSESATCNTTM